Proteins encoded within one genomic window of Methanosarcinales archaeon:
- a CDS encoding ABC transporter ATP-binding protein yields the protein MIIISIKHLSKTFGNNVVLHDIDLDIETGEFLTIFGPNGAGKTTMVKIMSTLISPTAGTVLIEDHNVKESPLEVRQLIGIISHETYLYQDLTARENLTFFGRMYGMPKDTLDSRIHELTDQVGLKYRLDDRVGTFSRGMKQRLSIARAILHDPKILFLDEPYTGLDQHAAATFDRILSELDVSDKTQVMVSHDIERGINLADRIIILFEGKIVYQAARSEIKDIEQFRETYDHYVHEV from the coding sequence ATCATCATTATCTCGATAAAACATCTTTCAAAGACGTTTGGAAATAATGTTGTTCTTCATGATATTGATCTTGATATAGAAACCGGGGAATTTCTTACGATTTTCGGTCCCAATGGTGCTGGTAAGACCACTATGGTAAAGATCATGTCCACATTGATCAGCCCGACGGCCGGGACTGTCCTGATAGAAGACCATAATGTAAAGGAATCCCCACTTGAGGTAAGGCAGTTAATAGGTATAATCTCACATGAGACCTATCTATATCAGGACCTTACCGCCAGGGAGAACCTGACGTTTTTTGGCAGAATGTACGGCATGCCAAAGGATACGCTGGACTCAAGGATACACGAGCTGACCGATCAGGTCGGGCTGAAATACAGGCTTGACGACAGGGTCGGAACCTTCAGCAGGGGCATGAAACAGCGTTTGAGCATTGCAAGGGCTATTCTTCATGACCCTAAGATATTGTTCCTGGATGAACCCTATACCGGACTTGACCAGCATGCAGCTGCCACCTTTGACAGGATATTAAGCGAGTTGGATGTTTCAGATAAGACCCAGGTCATGGTCTCCCATGATATTGAGAGGGGCATAAACCTGGCAGATAGGATCATTATCCTGTTTGAAGGAAAAATTGTTTACCAGGCTGCCAGATCTGAAATTAAGGACATTGAACAATTTCGTGAAACATATGATCATTATGTGCATGAGG